GAAAACCGGCACGGGTAAGCAGTTCACCAAGTGCATCAAGATGGTCAAGTCGGAGAAGACCGGTTCCTACATGTTCAAGGAAGGCGTCATCGCCAACGACCAGGTAAAAGCTTTCTTCGAGGAGAAGAAATAAGTATTTTAAGAGTTCGACTCTTAAATACAAAGGGCATCTTTCGGGATGCCCTTTGTGTTTTCAGCCCCGCCGGTCGCGCATATCAAAATAATTTATTACTTTTGAACATTAAATTCCGAGTATGCAGGTCAAAACCAT
This Alistipes shahii WAL 8301 DNA region includes the following protein-coding sequences:
- a CDS encoding DUF4295 domain-containing protein, encoding MAKKVVATLKTGTGKQFTKCIKMVKSEKTGSYMFKEGVIANDQVKAFFEEKK